GCGCAGCGAGAGCATCGTGGTTCTCACCAATGTCATCGACCGGGGCCGGTCGTGAGCACAGTTGTGATCTGAGGCGGGGGCCTGCGCAAACGTAGGGTGGCGCACAACGCTCAACCTCGATCGTGTAAAAACCCCACGTGACTACTTCAACGGGATCAGCGGCGGGCATCGTCATCGTCGGCGGTGGCTTGGCTGCGGCCCGGACGGCCGAACAGCTGCGCCGGTCGGAGTACGCCGGGCCCATCACGATCGTCAGCGACGAGGACCATCTGCCCTACGACCGGCCGCCGCTGTCCAAGGAAGTGCTGCGCGCCGAGACGGACGACGTCACGCTCAAGCCCGCCGAGTTCTACGCCGAGAACGACATCACGCTGCGGCTCGGCTCTGCGGCGCAATCGGTGGACACCGCCGCCAAGACACTGAAGCTCGCCGACGGCAGCGACGTCGCCTACGACGAGCTGATCATCGCCACCGGGCTGGTACCCAAGCGCATCCGGTCGTTCGGCGATCTGGCCGGGATCCATGTGCTGCGTTCGTACGACGAGAGCATGGCCCTGCGCAAGCAGGCCGGCAACGCCCGCCGTGCCGTGGTGGTCGGTGCGGGCTTCATCGGCTGCGAGGTGGCCGCGAGCCTGCGCAAGCTCGGCGTCGAGGTGGTGCTCGTGGAGCCGCAGCCGACACCGCTGGCTTCGGTGCTGGGCGAGCAGATCGGTGCGTTGGTGACCCGGCTGCACCAGGCCGAGGGTGTCGACGTGCGGTGCGGTGTCGGGGTGAACGAGGTGCGCGGCTCGGACAGGGTCGAGGGGGTGGTGCTGGGCGACGGCACCGAACTCGATGCCGATCTGGTGGTGGTCGGCATCGGTTCGCATCCGGCCGTGGATTGGCTCGAAGGCAGCGGGATCGCACTCGACAACGGCGTGGTGTGCGACGAGGTCGGTCGCTCCAGCGCAGCCAATGTGTGGGCCATCGGCGATGTCGCGTCCTGGCGCGATCACGTGGGCGACCAAGCGCGCGTTGAGCATTGGAGCAACGTCGCCGACCAGGCGCGGGCCATGGTGCCCGCGATCCTTGGCCAGGAGGCTTCGCCTGTGGTGTCGGTGCCGTATTTCTGGAGCGATCAGTACGACGTCAAGATTCAGTGCCTGGGTGAGCCCGAGGCCGACGATGTCGTGCACGTGGTCGAGGACGACGGACGCAAGTTCCTGGCCTTCTACGAGCGTGACGGCGTGGTGGTCGGCGTGGTCGGTGGCGGCATGCCCGGCAAGGTGATGAAGGCCCGCAGCAAGATCGCTGCAGGCGCCCCCATCTCCGACGTCCTGGGCTGACTTCCCCTGCGATTTGGGTGCATCCGGTAACGCCTGCCGTTACTGAATGCACCCAAATCGCGTCAGAACTGGCCGAGGTAGAACCGGCATCCCTGATCGTCGGTGCACTCGGCCATCACGCCGTAGTCCTGCCGTGACGGCTGCTGCAGTACGGTGCCCCCGGCTTCGATGACCCGGCTGACCGCGGCGTCGATATCGGCGACTGTCCACATCGGCACGGTGGTGGTCTGCTCGGCGCCGCCGGCCATCCCCGACATCGGCCGGCTGCCCTGGACACCCCAGCCGTCGTCGATCCGGCCGGGCTCGAAGGTCCAGAACAGCACTCGGCTGTAGAACTGCTTGAACGTCGTCGAATCCGGAACCTCGTAGGTGATGTACGAAAGTTCGCCCGGCCCACTGCCGTTGAGCTCGGGCCGCGGGGTTTCCCCGGCAGGCAGGAACACCGCGAACGGTGCGCCGGTCGGGTCGGTGGCCTCCAGCACGGTGCCGAAGTCGAACTCCCGGGTCTGGCCGGGTTCGCCGCCGCCGGACACGATCGCCCGGCGGGCCCCGTCCAGATCGGTCACCGCGTAGCAGCAGAACAAGGTTCCGGCTCCGGCGACACCGGAGATTCCGATGGGCTGCCGGGTGTTGGTGACCTGGCCGGTGGCAGGGTCGTAGGTCCAGCCCAGCACGTGGCCGTAGAAGGCGGCGGCCCGTTCGGCGTCGGGAGCCCACACCGAGACATAGCCGACGTCGCCGTGCTGGATCTGAACAGTGGCCCCGGTCGCCGGTCCGGACAGCATCCAGCGGTGACCCGACGGGTCGATGATCGCGGCGTTGCGCGTGCCGTAATTCTCGTACGGTTCCCTCTGGACCTGCGCACCGAGGATCCTGGCTCGCTCCAGCGCTGCGTCGGTATCGGGGACCTCCAGCATCAGGCTGACCGAATTGGCCTGGGGTGACGGTGCTTTGAGGCCTATCTCGGGATACTCGTCGGCGAGGTACAAGACGCCGCCGGCGAGTTCGAGTTCGGCGTGCCCGATGCGCCCGTCGTCCATCACGATGGGTTCACCGATCTCTACCGCGCCGAGGGCATCGACGTACCAGGCGATCGCGGCGCGGGCATCGGGCACGGTCAGGTAGGGCACGACTGCGGACCGCGGGGGAGCCGTGGCAGCAGACGGCTCGTTCAGTTCGGCGATGGCGGTTTCGGTTCCACTCATGTCAACTCCTTGGGTGCGTTCGGGAAGGGTGAGCGCCGATTCCAGCCGCGCGCGCAGCCGGGCCGCGAACGCGGGGTCGGGGGAGACCGGCTGGTCGTTGCCGTTGAGCACGGTCAGCGGATCGTGGCTGTTGGTCACGGCGTCCCTCCCTCCGGTGTCGGGTATTCGGATCTGAAGGCGCGGCGGGCGCGCACCAGGAGGGCCTCGGTGGCGTGCACCGTGCGGCCGATCAGCTCGGCACACTCGCCCACCGAACAGTCGTCGAGGTAGCGCAGCGCCAGTACCGTCCGGTGGTGTTGGGGCAGACGGGCCAAAACCGCCTCGGCGACAATGCGATCCAGTTCCGCGTCCCAGTCGTCGACGGGATCCGCCGGTTCGGGTATCTCCGCCACCGGCACATCGAACCGGTCATGGCGACGCCGGTAGTGGTCGGCGAGTTTGTGCCGTGCCACTCCGATGAGCCAGGGCACCGACATCGGCGGCGGCGACGGTTTGCGGGCCGCGTCCATCGCGGCCAGGAACGTCTCCGACGTCAGGTCCTCGGCGGTTCCGCGGTCACCGCAGCGTCGCACGAAGTACCCGTATACCGCCGGCAGGGCTTCGTCGTACAGGTTCAGCAGCGCCCGCGGAGCGTCTGTTTCGGCGCTCACACCCTTATCGTCGCCGTCGGGCACCGAACTCCGACGGCCTTGGGCGAAGTTTTTTCGCCGGAAAACCATTGGCGCCGGTCAGGGGAGGTGCGTCATGGTGGTCGGCGTGGTGGACGTCGAGGCATTCGCGCGGGACGGGTTCGTCAAGGTCGAGCAGGCCGCATCGGCCGAAACTGCCGATGCTGCCAGGGATTTGCTGTGGACGCAGATCGGGCTCTCGCCTGATGAGCCGGAATCCTGGCCGGGTCCGGTGGTGTGGACGGCCGACCTGACCGGCGCCGGGCCGTTTCGGCACCTGGTGGGCAACGCCGCGCTCACCGATGCTCTCGACGCGATCTGTGGTGCAGGAGGCTGGTTGCCGCGTGGCGCCCTGGGCAACATCCCGGTCCGGTTTCCGGTTGATCCGCCCGCAGAGGACCGAGGCTGGCACATCGACGCCAACACCCCGCTGGCGAGTGGCCAATGGGCCGTCAGCGGCCGTCCGCACACCGTGCTGGTGTTGACGCTGCTGTCCGAGGTGGGGTCCGCCGACGCGCCGACGCGGATCCGGGTCGGTTCGCATCGCGAGGTCGCCCGCGTGCTCGGGCCGGACCCGATCGACTTCATCGAGGCCGGGGCCGTGGTCGACGAGGCGAGCCGTGGATGTCCGGTCGCCCGTGCGACGGGCCGGCCGGGCGACATGTACGTGCTGCACCCGTTCACGGTGCATGCCGCCGACGTACATCGCGGCAGCGCACCGCGTTTCATGTCACAGGCACCGATCATGCTGACCGAAGAACTCGGTCCGCGCGGGCCGGCGGCATTGGCCGCGGCCTGGGACGCGCTACCGCGCGGCTAGCGCCTCCAACCCGGGGCGCGCGAGTTCGAAAGCCTGGCCGATGGCGTCTGCCAGTGCGACCGACTCATCGGCAAGCCAGTGCTCGTAGGCCGACAGGGCGACTCCGAGCATCAGCCAGCCCACGGTCTGCGGCGTCAGGTCACCGGCGGCGGCGCCGATCCGTTGTGCCACGTAATCGGCGATGACCTCGCGCCAGCCGGCGTACATCGTCATCGAATAGGCCTGGAGCCCAGCTGTTTCCAGGATGACGCGCATGCGTATCCGGTGCTGGGCCATCTCCTTCTCGTCGTAGGTGTTGAACGACAGCAGGGCCTCGCGCAGCGCGTCGGCCAGCGGTATCTCGGTGCTCAGCGCCGCCAGCAGCTCACGCAGGTGTTGCAGATGGGCGTCGAAGTCGCCCCAGGGGATGGCGTTCTTGGAGGCGTAGTAGCGGAACAGCGTGCGACGCGCGATGCCCGCGGCTTTGGCCACGTCGTCGACGCTGACCTCGTCGAAGCCGTGGGTGGCGAACAGTGCCAGCGCGACGTCGGTGATGTGGTCCTGCGTGGTGGACGGGCGCCGACCGACCCGGGGTCCGGATGCCTGTCGCATAAAACCCGCCCTTCCATTTGTGCACTCGATGCCATATTCTTGCGACTCAGGTCACAATTGTCGAGACCCACAGTTACAGGAACAGTTGGAAGAAAGGTGCGATTCATGGATCAGAATCCGCAGGCTGAAACCGAAACCCAGCTCGTCACCGAGACGCTCGTCGAAGAGGTCTCGATCGACGGTATGTGCGGGGTCTACTGACGGTGTCCACACAGGTTGCCGATACGGCCGGACCCGCCGGTGTCGTATTCGACCCGAATGCCAGCTGGCGGTTGCACCATCAGGTGGCGGTGCGGCCGGAGCCGTTCGGTGCCCTGCTGTATCACTTCGGAACCCGCAAGCTGTCGTTTCTGAAGAACCGGACGGTCGTCGAGGTGGTCACCTCTCTGGCTGATCACCCCGACGCCCGGTCCGCGTGCCGCGCGGCCGGTATCGCAGATTCCGACCAAGGTCCCTACCTGCACGCGCTGAGCGTGCTGGTGTCCTCGAAGATGCTCATCCCCGGGAATTCAAAATGACTTCTGTTGCCCCCGTGCCGAGGCTCGTCGAGCAGTTCGAACACGGACTCGACGCCCCGATCTGCCTGACCTGGGAGCTCACCTACGCCTGCAACCTGGCGTGCGTGCACTGCCTGTCCTCCTCGGGCAAGCGCGATCCGCGCGAGCTGTCCACGCAGCAGTGCAAGGACATCATCGATGAGCTGGAACGCATGCAGGTGTTCTACGTGAACATCGGCGGTGGCGAACCCACTGTGCGCCCGGACTTCTGGGAACTGGTGGACTACGCGACCGAGCACCACGTCGGGGTCAAGTTCTCCACCAACGGAGTACGCATCACCCCCGAGGTGGCCGCCAAGCTCGCTGCCAGCGACTACGTCGACGTACAGATCTCCCTGGACGGCGCCAACGCCGAGGTCAACGACGCGGTGCGGGGTAAGGGCTCGTTCGACATGGCCGTGCGTGCGCTGGAAAACCTTGCTGCCGCAGGCTTTTCCGATGCCAAGATCTCGGTGGTGGTGACCCGCCACAACGTGGACCAGCTCGACGAGTTCAAGGCGCTGGCCGACCGGTACGGCGCCACGCTGCGGATCACGCGGCTGCGTCCGTCGGGCCGTGGCGCCGATGTCTGGGACGAGCTGCACCCGACCGCCGACCAGCAGCGCCAGCTGTACAACTGGCTGGTCTCCCATGGTGAGCGCGTGCTGACCGGAGACTCGTTCTTCCACCTGTCGGGCCTGGGCGAGCCCGGCGCACTGGCCGGGCTGAACCTGTGCGGGGCAGGCCGCGTGGTCTGCCTGATCGATCCGGTGGGCGACGTCTACGCCTGTCCGTTCGCCATCCACGACAAGTTCCTGGCCGGAAACATCCTGGAAGATAACGGTTTCCAGAACGTCTGGCAGAACTCCACGTTGTTCCGCGAGCTGCGCGAGCCTCAGTCGGCCGGCGCCTGCAGCGGTTGTGGGCACTACGATGCCTGCCGCGGCGGGTGCATGGCGGCCAAGTTCTTCACCGGTCTGCCGATGGACGGGCCGGACCCCGAATGCGTCGAGGGCTGGGGCGAACCGGCCCTGGCGGCCGAGCGCGTCATACCCAAGCCCAGCGGTGACCACTCCCGCGGCACCAAGCAAGGGCCGGTGGCACTCAAGTTGCTGACCAAGCCTCCCGCC
The window above is part of the Mycolicibacterium fortuitum subsp. fortuitum genome. Proteins encoded here:
- the mftR gene encoding mycofactocin system transcriptional regulator (MftR, the mycofactocin system transcriptional regulator, is an uncharacterized TetR family DNA-binding transcription factor. Its role is inferred by context. It occurs as part of the biosynthesis locus for mycofactocin, a partially characterized electron carrier derived from the terminal Val-Tyr dipeptide of the precursor peptide MftA, through a radical SAM enzyme-mediated process.), with amino-acid sequence MRQASGPRVGRRPSTTQDHITDVALALFATHGFDEVSVDDVAKAAGIARRTLFRYYASKNAIPWGDFDAHLQHLRELLAALSTEIPLADALREALLSFNTYDEKEMAQHRIRMRVILETAGLQAYSMTMYAGWREVIADYVAQRIGAAAGDLTPQTVGWLMLGVALSAYEHWLADESVALADAIGQAFELARPGLEALAAR
- a CDS encoding RNA polymerase sigma factor, whose product is MSAETDAPRALLNLYDEALPAVYGYFVRRCGDRGTAEDLTSETFLAAMDAARKPSPPPMSVPWLIGVARHKLADHYRRRHDRFDVPVAEIPEPADPVDDWDAELDRIVAEAVLARLPQHHRTVLALRYLDDCSVGECAELIGRTVHATEALLVRARRAFRSEYPTPEGGTP
- the mftA gene encoding mycofactocin precursor MftA (Mycofactocin is a small molecule electron carrier derived from the final two amino acids, Val-Tyr, of MftA, the mycofactocin precursor. It plays a role in redox homeostasis and the metabolism of alcohols and aldehydes in Actinobacteria, including Mycobacterium tuberculosis.) — translated: MDQNPQAETETQLVTETLVEEVSIDGMCGVY
- a CDS encoding VOC family protein, with amino-acid sequence MTNSHDPLTVLNGNDQPVSPDPAFAARLRARLESALTLPERTQGVDMSGTETAIAELNEPSAATAPPRSAVVPYLTVPDARAAIAWYVDALGAVEIGEPIVMDDGRIGHAELELAGGVLYLADEYPEIGLKAPSPQANSVSLMLEVPDTDAALERARILGAQVQREPYENYGTRNAAIIDPSGHRWMLSGPATGATVQIQHGDVGYVSVWAPDAERAAAFYGHVLGWTYDPATGQVTNTRQPIGISGVAGAGTLFCCYAVTDLDGARRAIVSGGGEPGQTREFDFGTVLEATDPTGAPFAVFLPAGETPRPELNGSGPGELSYITYEVPDSTTFKQFYSRVLFWTFEPGRIDDGWGVQGSRPMSGMAGGAEQTTTVPMWTVADIDAAVSRVIEAGGTVLQQPSRQDYGVMAECTDDQGCRFYLGQF
- the mftC gene encoding mycofactocin radical SAM maturase (MftC is a radical SAM/SPASM enzyme that catalyzes the first two steps in biosynthesis of the electron carrier mycofactocin from the terminal Val-Tyr dipeptide of the precursor peptide MftA.) codes for the protein MTSVAPVPRLVEQFEHGLDAPICLTWELTYACNLACVHCLSSSGKRDPRELSTQQCKDIIDELERMQVFYVNIGGGEPTVRPDFWELVDYATEHHVGVKFSTNGVRITPEVAAKLAASDYVDVQISLDGANAEVNDAVRGKGSFDMAVRALENLAAAGFSDAKISVVVTRHNVDQLDEFKALADRYGATLRITRLRPSGRGADVWDELHPTADQQRQLYNWLVSHGERVLTGDSFFHLSGLGEPGALAGLNLCGAGRVVCLIDPVGDVYACPFAIHDKFLAGNILEDNGFQNVWQNSTLFRELREPQSAGACSGCGHYDACRGGCMAAKFFTGLPMDGPDPECVEGWGEPALAAERVIPKPSGDHSRGTKQGPVALKLLTKPPARICNESPV
- the mftB gene encoding mycofactocin biosynthesis chaperone MftB (MftB, a small protein, is a peptide chaperone that assists the radical SAM enzyme MftC in performing two modifications to the C-terminal Val-Tyr dipeptide of the mycofactocin precursor peptide, MftA. MftB's role is analogous to the role of PqqD in the biosynthesis of PQQ, a cofactor that derives entirely from a Tyr and a Glu in the precursor PqqA.), encoding MSTQVADTAGPAGVVFDPNASWRLHHQVAVRPEPFGALLYHFGTRKLSFLKNRTVVEVVTSLADHPDARSACRAAGIADSDQGPYLHALSVLVSSKMLIPGNSK
- a CDS encoding NAD(P)/FAD-dependent oxidoreductase is translated as MTTSTGSAAGIVIVGGGLAAARTAEQLRRSEYAGPITIVSDEDHLPYDRPPLSKEVLRAETDDVTLKPAEFYAENDITLRLGSAAQSVDTAAKTLKLADGSDVAYDELIIATGLVPKRIRSFGDLAGIHVLRSYDESMALRKQAGNARRAVVVGAGFIGCEVAASLRKLGVEVVLVEPQPTPLASVLGEQIGALVTRLHQAEGVDVRCGVGVNEVRGSDRVEGVVLGDGTELDADLVVVGIGSHPAVDWLEGSGIALDNGVVCDEVGRSSAANVWAIGDVASWRDHVGDQARVEHWSNVADQARAMVPAILGQEASPVVSVPYFWSDQYDVKIQCLGEPEADDVVHVVEDDGRKFLAFYERDGVVVGVVGGGMPGKVMKARSKIAAGAPISDVLG